ACGATGACGATTAAATTGTAAAGAGTTCATAGATTTCTATCCCCATTCTTTTATTTTATCCCGCTATTTACGGGCAGTAAGACCCCACTAATTAAAGTTTCACTTTATAGATTCACTAATGCATTGTAGTAATGCTTCTACAGTGTACTCTTTCGGCATAATAATATGCGGAAAATAAAGGCTCGCCTCTTTTTCCGTAATAGGCCCTATACAAGCAATTGTACATTTTTTTGTCCATTCTCTCCAGTTTGTACCCTCAAGTAAACGAACAAAACTAGTAACAGTTGAAGGGCTCGTAAATGTAATAATGTCTACTTTCCCTACTTCTAACGCTTCTATAAGCTCTCTCTTTTTCTCTACATTTTCTTTCGTACCATATACGACGAGCTCATCTAGAGAAACACCCATTCCGCGAAGTGCAACTGGGATTACATCTCTTGCTAAATTCCCTTTCGGAAATAAAATGCATTCGTTTCCAATTAGCCTTTTTACAAACTCTTTTGCAAATACTTCTGCCACAAATGAAGTTGGAACAAAGTCCACTTCATAGCCTCGCTTTTCTAACTCTAACTTTGTTTTCACGCCTACTGCAGCAATTTTCATCGTTACAGGTAGCTCCTTTCTCAAACTGTCTAGAAAAAAAGCTACGCCATTTTTACTCGTAAAAATAACCCAGTCATACGAATGCAGCTGCCCTGCTATATGTTGAATTTGCCTATGAGACATACCTTCCATACGCAAAAGCGGAATTTCCAATGGAATTCCGCTCTTTTCTTTCACCGCTACACTCATTTGTTTTGCTTGATGCTGGGCACGTGTAATCAATACCGTTTTGCCAGCGAGAGCGTTCATATTTATTGTTGCCCCTTATTTGCAGCAAGAATGAGTTCTTTTGCGCCTTGTTTCATTAAACGGTCCGCAGCCTCTAATCCTACTTCCTCTGGATTCGTTCCTACTACTGTCTCTTTCAATAAAACAGAACCGTCCATAGACCCGACAAGAGCTGTTAATTCGATTGCATCGTTTTCTGTAAGAGTTGCATATCCAGCGATTGGAACTTGGCATCCACCTTCAAGTTTATGAAGGAATACTCGTTCTGCTGCCACTGTTTTTTCTGTTACTGCATCATTCATATGCGCTAACAACTGTAGTAAATCCTTATCATCTTCACGACAC
This Bacillus paramycoides DNA region includes the following protein-coding sequences:
- the hemD gene encoding uroporphyrinogen-III synthase; this encodes MNALAGKTVLITRAQHQAKQMSVAVKEKSGIPLEIPLLRMEGMSHRQIQHIAGQLHSYDWVIFTSKNGVAFFLDSLRKELPVTMKIAAVGVKTKLELEKRGYEVDFVPTSFVAEVFAKEFVKRLIGNECILFPKGNLARDVIPVALRGMGVSLDELVVYGTKENVEKKRELIEALEVGKVDIITFTSPSTVTSFVRLLEGTNWREWTKKCTIACIGPITEKEASLYFPHIIMPKEYTVEALLQCISESIK